In Pyrus communis chromosome 11, drPyrComm1.1, whole genome shotgun sequence, the sequence AGGGCAACCATGGATGGTTGCTTTTACTGTGTCGCTGCTTGTACGAATTGTCTTTGCCCTGACTTGGCAACATGTATTGAAGTAGCAGCATATATCTGGTTCCCACTTTGATCATGTTCATAGTGGGATATGAGAAACCATTGTCATATGCTACTAACCCCATTGAAGAAGCATCCATGAGAATGGAGAAATGAAATCAAGTCAGCAGTACCTTCATCCGTGTGGTCGTAACTTGAACTTGTAAGCCTGCATTTCCACGGGAGAGATAAGGACGCATTATAGCGTCTAGCCATGAACACTGCTGAAAAAGCAACCATGAGAATATAGTAAGAAAATCTGCTGCTAGTACATTCATTTGTGCGGCCGCAATTCCAACTTGTAAGCCTGTATTTCCATTGGAGACATAAGAACGTGTCCGTCTTGAGCAACATCTCCAAATTGATCAGTATACCCAAGCATATCCATGTCCTCATGTAAAAGATTTAAGGAAGTAGCTCTTGCATTAAATACCGCAAGGTCTTTGAACATGTAAAAGAGATTCACAGTCTCATCAGCAAATCTAGTGCACCCTGATCTGCCCTTCCGACAATATGAAGAGTCCCAGTTCTGTCTCTGTAAAAGTAGCGCAAACCTAGAATCTCCGAGAGGTTGCTGAGTGTATTTTAGTGGTTGGGGAACCTTAAAACTTACAATATGCAGATCACATGGTAAGGAAGCGGCTAAGGGGGAGAAAGATCTTGGGGGTGGCTGCACTGTTAACTCCTCTGGCTTCTTGTCAATGAATGCATGCAACGGATAGTTCAGGTGAGCACTGACACggtgagaaagaagagaggggTTCAAGGGCAATGGGTTGGAAACTGGGTTtgatgtggctgaaatgttagactCCACAACGATGTGGAAGATTACATTCATAGCACGGTTGTCCATCACTCCTTGTCCAAGACCTCGTCCATCATCTCTTACCAAACGACGGTCAAGCATAATCTCCAACCATCCATTTTTAAGACTTGCGACACCCAACGACTGCCGGGAATGGACTGAAAACCGCTGACCATTGGAGCCCTGCATGAATGCAAGAGCGGGCATAGGGTAATAATTGCCCTGAACTGGGATTTTATCATAGGTTTCTCTCCGGCTCATCTGAAAGCCATTTAAATCAGAAAAGAATATCCTTTTGTTATCAACATCTGTTCTATACCTAACTATCAACTCCTTGTCATCAAACTCCTGGCCGAGAAGCTCAACATGATACTCCTTCTCAATGAGAAATTCCTGTACAGTATTCTCTCCATTGTAGATACGGGTGCTATGAGAAATAGGGCTCTTCTCCCATGCAGTCCTTGGATAAGAGTAAACTTCCAGCACCAAAGGGCCCTCAGAGATCACCAACTGCCCACCTTCTTCGATGATAGGCTGGGCATCACCTTTGGGTTTAAATAGGTAGGCTCCACTTCCCGAGCTAGAGTACATAGCTATTTCCTCACCCGCAACATTTTGCGAACCATTCTTATAGCTTATTTTCTGCAGCAAGCCATGCTTCACATCAAAGGTGAGAATTTGGTTCCTGTTCTGGATTTCAGCCACATCAGCGTCTGGTTTTGAGCAAGCATATGGAGTGGGACAAGATAAAGAACCAGACTTTgagaaaatttttagttttgctggTTTGGCCTTTTCACATCCAACAAAACCATTAGCAATGTAATATGTTTGCAACCCCAATGCAGGAACAGAAGCCTGCCAGTAGACACGGTGCCTTCCAGTAAAAGTTTTGCTTTTATCATGCTGAAGCTCAGGGGATATTTGGCTTTGAACACATGTCCAGTTTGAGTCTAGAACAGTAACATCTGGACGGTTAACAATAACCATCACAACCTCTTCTCTTGTCTGCTCCAAAGGATTAAAAAACACCACCGACCGTCTAGTTCCTTCAAGGGCCATGATTGCTCTATGAACAGGCTGAACATCATATTTAGATCTCACCTGTTCTGGCTCAAACTGAGACGGGttattctcatttttctcatGGCGCATTCCGAGCAGTACTTCAATAGCTTTAGACATGAAAATCTGCAAGTCCTGCAAAGATGTGTGCATCCGAGTCCCATAGTCCAGGACCACATGATCTTTAGCAGTACCAGTCACTCCATCGTGATGCTGGAAAAGAGCTAAGTTCCTCCTAGCAGCAGCCAACTTGTAGGAGAACCCCATGGGCAACTTTTCACATTGTGGTTTCTGGCAGTACCCAAGCAGGAAAGCAATCATCATCTCTGTGGTACGAATTGTCTGCTCGAGAACTCGATCAACAGCCTTGAAGAAAGGCCTGGAAACATAATAGCCACTCCAATAGTCCTGTTGCCTATCAGCATAAGTGAAGAAGTCACCTGACAAAGAAGGAAAACCCCCAACCTGAAAGGAACCAATCTCACCAGGAAGTGAATGATTTATTCTTTCAGCCTCCTCACGAAGGTTCCAAAAGTAATCTTCCAGAGTTCCAAACTTGGCCTCTGTGTTTAAACTGGGATTAGAATTGATATAATCAAACAACATTTGGTAGTTCCTAAACTGAGCTTCAGCTTCATTGATGCTTATGTAGCGGAAATCATCTCCAAGAGGAATAAGAAGTGTATTTGTCCTGTACAGTGTCGATTTCTTCTTATATTGATCTAGTAGAATAAGTGCCCGCTCCTGAACATTTCCCTGGTTGGTCTCTACTGGATCGTCTCCCCACGGACAGAGTTCATAATCAAAGCCACGCATTCGAGCAAAGTCAAACTGACAACAAATAGCAGGCTCTGGCCCACAAGTATGTGGAATATCATAAGAATAAAAGGGCATCATGTGGACAAAAATATCGGTAGTTTCATCCACATCCCAGCTCTGACGCCATATATACTCCAAATTTTTATGCAGTGCAAGTTCCTTCTTCAGCTCATAATGGGTCCTCTGAATAAGCATATTTTCGAAACCCATGCGACGGAGAAGATATGCCATGGTAGGTGAGTATCCAAATGGATCTATCGCCCAAGCATTTTTAGGAATAACCCCAACAGTTTCATTCAACCACATATTTCCTTCTGTCATCTGACACATCCATTGCCCAAAGATAAAATCAGCAACTCGGCAGCAAAAGAGACgcataaaatcataaaaaaagaacaatattaaaaatgaaaataaatgtaCCTGCTCAATTATGGCATAATAATGTGAATTAGCCTGCATCAAGAAGAAGAACCAATGTATTAAGCTTCAACAACACAAACGCATTAATTACAAAATGACGTCATGTACTAGGAGTAATCTAAGCATATGGTAATACTCTGACCACCGGAACAAGAAAAGAGACTTGTACCTAGATGCAATGGGGTGGTGACAAGAACCAAATATCATATAATACTAGTCGATGATCAAGTAAAAACAAACATGCGGTTAAACAAAAGCCTACGAATATGAATATTACCTCATCGTTCATTACCCAGCCACCTCCAACAATTTCGAGCTGACCATTTTTCACCAAATTGGTGAATGACTCCCTTTTGTGATCAGAGGCGTCTCTCCACCATCTTTCCAGATAAGACATCTCTTCCCATATAAACTTGCGCCGAGAATCCTACACATCCAAGAAAAATCCACCAAACTTAATCTCACATAAACTTGGAAAGTCTCGAAAGCAGAAAAGCAAAACCAAAGATTATACAAAATCTACATTTTTTCTCAGCTGCAATTACTGCTATAACACAAAATGCAAGTTCTTCTATAATTAAAACAATCAATCCAAGAAAAAGTATTAGCATTTAGCAGATATATTAACTGGATTATACGAACTCAATGCACTAATCatataaaacaagaaaatttaacaCCAAATGAGCAAAATTAAGCTCAAAGCAAAACCCAATTGAAAGTTTGAATCTTGTGCTCACCTTCGAAAGCGTATCGACAATGGTGTCGAGAATATGTCTGGATTGCACATCGTAGTACTCTTCCACCGTGAGCTTCCAGCCGGGATCGTTATGCGAATGGGGCACCACGATCACCTTCAATTTCTCAGAGTCCCACTCGTCCCCTTTGTAGCTCACCCGCCACCCCTGCTTCCACGGCCCGCCGCCCACATCCGAGAAGTCAATCTTGTCGTACAGGTCCTTGGTGGTGAGGTCGACGGTGGCCCCCGCATCGGCGTCGGCGCCCGAATCGGCGGCCGAGACTGTCTTGCGGGAAACGGGCTCTCGGGGCTTGGAGAAGCGGGCGGGGGATTTGGATTTGAAGTGGGAGGAGAGGGGTGTGGGGACGCCGTAGCGGAGGAAGacaatgaggaagaagaagagggagatcGAGATGCCGATAACGAAGAAGTTTGCGAAGATGAAGTCGCGGAGGGGTAATCGCCTGCGGGGCTTTCTGGTGAGCTTGGATTTGGGGTTGGAAGCGGAGGAGGAAGGGAGGAGGGAGTTGGCCCAGCCGCCGCGGCGGGTGCTGCCAATGTACGACGAGAAAGCCATTCccgtttgttttgttttggtggaAATGAGATCGAAGGGAGgaagggaggaggaggagacggACTCTGCAGTCAGTCGGTTGCTTGCTGATGGTGGGTGGGACCCTAGGCCGAGAGTTTTCAGTGTTGCAGTTGTTGTACTTGCAGTCTTTGTTTAGTCGAGTGATGAATACCAAATTACCGATCGGATCCGTTATATTATGGGACTTTTGTTTTCGAACGACGATCCTCTTCTGATTCTTTCGGTAAGAATTCTAGAATTCTCTAATTACATTCGtttatcttttatttaattttcgttaaatattatttatatttaatttaaataaaaagatttataATGATTTCTGACAGTACGATATAAAATGAATAGATGTAATTGAAGAATTTCtagaattctcacaaagagaatccgaagaGAATACTCAGCTCTTTCTTTTCCACGCTATAATTATAATAGGAGAAAATTGGGTAGTATAAAAGTATAAAGGAGACAAGTCATGGCACTATCTTGTTCTAAAATTCCCACTTAGGACTGCATAGGCCTTTATCTAGACGTTAGACAGTTGATTACCgtttcaattaatttttatccgttcattgtatattgtgCAGTTGATTTTCGTtaagtattgtttatatttaattttaaataaaaggatttacaataatttcttaCTGTGCAATATACAATGAACATATGTGATTGAAGAATTTTCGGATTTCttacaaaagaaaccaaaaaggatcctcattctttCTTTTCCACGCTATTGACTTTTTGATCTTTCATGCCATATTATAATCGGAGAAAATTGGGTACTAGGAAAGTATAAAGGAGACAAAGTCATGCCACTACATTTTTCTCATTCTAAAATCCCCGTGTAGCACTAGTTAGGCCTTTATCTAGACGTTAGATAGTTGGTTACCGTCTCAattaatttttaggtgtttgaaattaagaaataatGCTTAAACATGCCTAGGAGCCCGTCTAAACGCTTGCTTAAGTCGCAACCCTCTTttagatagaaaataaataatttttcattttatattttatttgttcaataaattgtttttatgttttcaatatgttctaatactttataatttatttcatTCTATTCCAATACAATTAcgtatttttttaagtataaattgACAACATTTtacatattatataataatttaaataaaattaatttctaTTGCCCGACTAGTGTCTTTTAAAGCCTTGCATTTTCTTGGCAATTTTAGATACAAGTTTTAGACTTTTGGATTAAAGACTCTCAACGGCTCAGTCAGACCAAAAGTGAGATGTCATTTAGAATTAAAATAGaatcttctctctcctctttatttttccaaaaaaaaaaaaaattagcgtTTCTTGGGTCAAAAAAGATAGAAGCACATTTTTGAAAGCACGTGGATTGACCGATAAAACAAAGCAGCACATGCGAGTTGCTCACtcacaaataatttaaaaaaaaagcactCTGAATTTCCTCATAAAATTTCAATGTAATTCTAATAGAAACATAGACATTCCACAcgccaaataaaaaattccaatttttttggTCCAAATTTCCTCGGATTCGAACCAACATGCACATTACTTGCAAGAGAAACATGATCATATAAAGCCTGATttagaaaccctaaaccctaatgaAATAATTGAACTCGAATGCAATTGGCACGAACATATTCGG encodes:
- the LOC137749536 gene encoding alpha-mannosidase 2-like, which produces MAFSSYIGSTRRGGWANSLLPSSSASNPKSKLTRKPRRRLPLRDFIFANFFVIGISISLFFFLIVFLRYGVPTPLSSHFKSKSPARFSKPREPVSRKTVSAADSGADADAGATVDLTTKDLYDKIDFSDVGGGPWKQGWRVSYKGDEWDSEKLKVIVVPHSHNDPGWKLTVEEYYDVQSRHILDTIVDTLSKDSRRKFIWEEMSYLERWWRDASDHKRESFTNLVKNGQLEIVGGGWVMNDEANSHYYAIIEQMTEGNMWLNETVGVIPKNAWAIDPFGYSPTMAYLLRRMGFENMLIQRTHYELKKELALHKNLEYIWRQSWDVDETTDIFVHMMPFYSYDIPHTCGPEPAICCQFDFARMRGFDYELCPWGDDPVETNQGNVQERALILLDQYKKKSTLYRTNTLLIPLGDDFRYISINEAEAQFRNYQMLFDYINSNPSLNTEAKFGTLEDYFWNLREEAERINHSLPGEIGSFQVGGFPSLSGDFFTYADRQQDYWSGYYVSRPFFKAVDRVLEQTIRTTEMMIAFLLGYCQKPQCEKLPMGFSYKLAAARRNLALFQHHDGVTGTAKDHVVLDYGTRMHTSLQDLQIFMSKAIEVLLGMRHEKNENNPSQFEPEQVRSKYDVQPVHRAIMALEGTRRSVVFFNPLEQTREEVVMVIVNRPDVTVLDSNWTCVQSQISPELQHDKSKTFTGRHRVYWQASVPALGLQTYYIANGFVGCEKAKPAKLKIFSKSGSLSCPTPYACSKPDADVAEIQNRNQILTFDVKHGLLQKISYKNGSQNVAGEEIAMYSSSGSGAYLFKPKGDAQPIIEEGGQLVISEGPLVLEVYSYPRTAWEKSPISHSTRIYNGENTVQEFLIEKEYHVELLGQEFDDKELIVRYRTDVDNKRIFFSDLNGFQMSRRETYDKIPVQGNYYPMPALAFMQGSNGQRFSVHSRQSLGVASLKNGWLEIMLDRRLVRDDGRGLGQGVMDNRAMNVIFHIVVESNISATSNPVSNPLPLNPSLLSHRVSAHLNYPLHAFIDKKPEELTVQPPPRSFSPLAASLPCDLHIVSFKVPQPLKYTQQPLGDSRFALLLQRQNWDSSYCRKGRSGCTRFADETVNLFYMFKDLAVFNARATSLNLLHEDMDMLGYTDQFGDVAQDGHVLMSPMEIQAYKLELRPHK